Proteins co-encoded in one Haladaptatus sp. ZSTT2 genomic window:
- a CDS encoding HTH domain-containing protein, protein MTNQSETRLELYVRSLAPGVAREQQDRVIAQLKNLKDAAAIDDYTIEVWGKEVCATTEAARTDTGKQVLEKIAELEQWAAQNDRSLSSVFEVQEIDSTITGDQYTSIVLPLMVLAEYHDDDLVGVAPCAYEGAPVTIDEILATLDEQTDRPLIAAGHAGQ, encoded by the coding sequence ATGACCAACCAATCAGAGACGCGACTCGAATTATACGTCCGCTCGCTCGCACCCGGTGTCGCACGCGAGCAACAAGACCGCGTTATCGCGCAGTTAAAGAACCTCAAAGACGCCGCCGCCATCGACGACTACACCATCGAAGTCTGGGGCAAGGAAGTGTGTGCCACCACCGAAGCCGCCCGCACCGACACGGGCAAGCAGGTGCTCGAAAAAATCGCGGAGTTAGAGCAGTGGGCAGCGCAAAACGACCGGTCGCTGTCGTCGGTGTTCGAAGTCCAAGAAATTGATTCAACCATCACGGGCGACCAGTACACGAGCATCGTCCTCCCACTCATGGTGCTTGCAGAGTATCACGACGACGACCTCGTAGGGGTTGCACCGTGTGCCTACGAAGGTGCACCCGTGACGATAGACGAAATTCTGGCGACGCTCGATGAGCAAACCGACCGTCCCTTAATCGCAGCCGGGCACGCGGGTCAGTAG